A stretch of the Paramormyrops kingsleyae isolate MSU_618 chromosome 16, PKINGS_0.4, whole genome shotgun sequence genome encodes the following:
- the pspc1 gene encoding paraspeckle component 1 isoform X2 — MANRNFKAGNIGSNSPSPRPQSAKLNSEPAGPELEPNAERSATPSTEPGLEVSVGEPLEMTFDLKSFRRPGEKTFTQRCRLFVGNLPTDLTEEDFKKMFAKYGEANEVFINRDRGFGFIRLETRTLAEIAKAELDGTVLRNRPIRVRFATHGAALTVKNLHPVVSNELLEQAFSQFGPVERAIVVVDDRGRPTGRGFVEFASKPAARKALDRCAEGALLLTTSPRPAVVEPAEQFEDEDGLPEKLLQKTAQYYKEREQPPRFAQPGTFEFEYSSRWKALDEMEKQQREQVDRNIREAKEKLEAEMEAARHEHQLMMMRQDLMRRQEELRRLEELRNQELQKRKQIEMRHEEERRRREEEMMRHRGQEELRRQPDGFKPSYMDSREQDMRMGDMGPRGAINMGDSYSPAVAGANQGPQMMGLGVTGRAGALGPDGAAGMGTPMMPDNGAMRSPRLTKGENIVGTEGH; from the exons ATGGCCAACCGAAATTTTAAAGCGGGTAACATTGGAAGCAATTCGCCGTCTCCGAGACCGCAAAGCGCGAAGCTTAATTCGGAGCCTGCAGGGCCTGAACTCGAGCCAAACGCGGAGAGGAGCGCGACGCCATCGACGGAACCCGGGCTGGAAGTCAGCGTCGGGGAGCCGCTGGAAATGACTTTTGACTTGAAGAGCTTCAGGAGACCCGGAGAGAAGACATTCACCCAACGCTGCAGGTTGTTTGTGGGCAACCTTCCCACAGATTTGACTGAGGAAGATTTTAAGAAAATGTTTGCTAAATATGGCGAAGCTAACGAAGTATTCATCAACCGTGATCGAGGCTTCGGATTTATTCGACTG GAAACCAGGACGTTGGCAGAAATTGCAAAAGCTGAACTGGATGGGACTGTCCTGAGGAATCGGCCTATACGTGTACGGTTTGCCACACATGGAGCTGCACTGACTGTGAAGAACCTCCACCCAGTGGTGTCCAATGAGCTGCTGGAGCAGGCTTTCTCTCAGTTTGGGCCGGTTGAGAGAGCCATCGTGGTGGTGGATGACCGTGGCCGTCCCACTGGCAGGGGCTTCGTGGAGTTCGCCTCAAAGCCAGCTGCCCGCAAGGCACTTGACCGCTGTGCAGAGGGGGCTTTGCTGCTGACCAC gtCACCCCGCCCAGCAGTTGTTGAACCAGCAGAACAATTTGAAGATGAAGATGGACTTCCTGAGAAACTTCTACAAAAAACTGCGCAGTATTACAA GGAGAGGGAACAGCCACCTCGTTTTGCCCAGCCAGGAACCTTTGAGTTTGAGTACTCATCTCGCTGGAAGGCTTTGGATGAGATGGAGAAGCAGCAGCGTGAGCAGGTGGATCGAAACATTCGTGAGGCAAAGGAGAAGCTGGAGGCAGAGATGGAGGCTGCACGTCACGAGCACCAGCTCATGATGATGAGGCAAG ATCTGATGCGGCGACAAGAGGAGCTGAGACGCCTGGAGGAGCTGAGAAACCAAGAGCTGCAGAAACGCAAGCAGATTGAGATGAG ACATGAAGAAGAGAGACGTCGTCGTGAAGAGGAGATGATGCGCCACCGGGGACAAGAGGAACTGAGACGGCAACCagatgggttcaagcccagctaTATGGACAGT AGAGAACAGGATATGAGAATGGGTGATATGGGTCCACGTGGAGCGATAAATATGGGAG ATTCGTATAGCCCAGCTGTGGCTGGTGCTAACCAGGGACCTCAAATGATGGGCTTGGGTGTGACGGGTCGTGCTGGAGCCCTGGGGCCCGACGGAGCCGCCGGCATGGGGACACCGATGATGCCCGATAACGGAGCCATG
- the pspc1 gene encoding paraspeckle component 1 isoform X1 encodes MANRNFKAGNIGSNSPSPRPQSAKLNSEPAGPELEPNAERSATPSTEPGLEVSVGEPLEMTFDLKSFRRPGEKTFTQRCRLFVGNLPTDLTEEDFKKMFAKYGEANEVFINRDRGFGFIRLETRTLAEIAKAELDGTVLRNRPIRVRFATHGAALTVKNLHPVVSNELLEQAFSQFGPVERAIVVVDDRGRPTGRGFVEFASKPAARKALDRCAEGALLLTTSPRPAVVEPAEQFEDEDGLPEKLLQKTAQYYKEREQPPRFAQPGTFEFEYSSRWKALDEMEKQQREQVDRNIREAKEKLEAEMEAARHEHQLMMMRQDLMRRQEELRRLEELRNQELQKRKQIEMRHEEERRRREEEMMRHRGQEELRRQPDGFKPSYMDSREQDMRMGDMGPRGAINMGDSYSPAVAGANQGPQMMGLGVTGRAGALGPDGAAGMGTPMMPDNGAMRNDRFPPAGGPSPMGTPIGNRSGVEGQQQPTQQQQQPPMMGVGPVGGAGGPPGFGRGNQGGPSFDGPNNKRRRY; translated from the exons ATGGCCAACCGAAATTTTAAAGCGGGTAACATTGGAAGCAATTCGCCGTCTCCGAGACCGCAAAGCGCGAAGCTTAATTCGGAGCCTGCAGGGCCTGAACTCGAGCCAAACGCGGAGAGGAGCGCGACGCCATCGACGGAACCCGGGCTGGAAGTCAGCGTCGGGGAGCCGCTGGAAATGACTTTTGACTTGAAGAGCTTCAGGAGACCCGGAGAGAAGACATTCACCCAACGCTGCAGGTTGTTTGTGGGCAACCTTCCCACAGATTTGACTGAGGAAGATTTTAAGAAAATGTTTGCTAAATATGGCGAAGCTAACGAAGTATTCATCAACCGTGATCGAGGCTTCGGATTTATTCGACTG GAAACCAGGACGTTGGCAGAAATTGCAAAAGCTGAACTGGATGGGACTGTCCTGAGGAATCGGCCTATACGTGTACGGTTTGCCACACATGGAGCTGCACTGACTGTGAAGAACCTCCACCCAGTGGTGTCCAATGAGCTGCTGGAGCAGGCTTTCTCTCAGTTTGGGCCGGTTGAGAGAGCCATCGTGGTGGTGGATGACCGTGGCCGTCCCACTGGCAGGGGCTTCGTGGAGTTCGCCTCAAAGCCAGCTGCCCGCAAGGCACTTGACCGCTGTGCAGAGGGGGCTTTGCTGCTGACCAC gtCACCCCGCCCAGCAGTTGTTGAACCAGCAGAACAATTTGAAGATGAAGATGGACTTCCTGAGAAACTTCTACAAAAAACTGCGCAGTATTACAA GGAGAGGGAACAGCCACCTCGTTTTGCCCAGCCAGGAACCTTTGAGTTTGAGTACTCATCTCGCTGGAAGGCTTTGGATGAGATGGAGAAGCAGCAGCGTGAGCAGGTGGATCGAAACATTCGTGAGGCAAAGGAGAAGCTGGAGGCAGAGATGGAGGCTGCACGTCACGAGCACCAGCTCATGATGATGAGGCAAG ATCTGATGCGGCGACAAGAGGAGCTGAGACGCCTGGAGGAGCTGAGAAACCAAGAGCTGCAGAAACGCAAGCAGATTGAGATGAG ACATGAAGAAGAGAGACGTCGTCGTGAAGAGGAGATGATGCGCCACCGGGGACAAGAGGAACTGAGACGGCAACCagatgggttcaagcccagctaTATGGACAGT AGAGAACAGGATATGAGAATGGGTGATATGGGTCCACGTGGAGCGATAAATATGGGAG ATTCGTATAGCCCAGCTGTGGCTGGTGCTAACCAGGGACCTCAAATGATGGGCTTGGGTGTGACGGGTCGTGCTGGAGCCCTGGGGCCCGACGGAGCCGCCGGCATGGGGACACCGATGATGCCCGATAACGGAGCCATG CGCAATGATAGGTTCCCCCCGGCCGGTGGCCCTTCCCCGATGGGCACTCCCATTGGCAATCGGTCAGGAGTGGAAGGCCAGCAGCAACCAacgcaacagcagcagcagccaccCATGATGGGTGTTGgcccagtagggggcgccggtGGGCCCCCAGGTTTCGGGAGAGGGAACCAAGGCGGGCCGAGCTTTGATGGACCCAACAACAAGCGCCGCCGCTACTGA